A region from the candidate division KSB1 bacterium genome encodes:
- a CDS encoding Gfo/Idh/MocA family oxidoreductase: MNTSRRDFLKTAAIAGAGLTILPPDIVFPDTKIPKVRLGFIGVGLRGQDHLDLALRRDDVDVVAICDIQQVMIDASLEIIKKSGKPTPRVIKEGPYDYRKLLEMKDIDGVIIATPWEWHSVMSLDAMNAKKYVGCEVIVGSTVEECWDLVNASERTGMPLMMLENVCYRRDVMAILNMVRRGLFGELVHLQAGYQHDLREVKFNNGKQPYGGGVEFGEKGFSEAQWRTQHSIMRNGDLYPTHGIGPVAMMIDINRGNRFVSLVSYASKSRGLHEHIVKHGGENHPNAKIKFKLGDVVTTMIKTNNDETILLQHDTSLPRPYSLGFRVQGTKGLWMDLNKSLYIEGMSKEPHRWEDAKAYLEQYDHPLWKRFGNDAKGAGHGGMDFFVLHAFIESIKRKVNTPLDVYDAVAWSAITPLSEVSIQLGGETVEFPDFTRGKWMHRKNTFALDELY, translated from the coding sequence ATGAACACCTCCCGTCGCGATTTCCTCAAAACCGCTGCCATCGCCGGCGCGGGCTTGACCATTCTCCCGCCGGACATTGTATTTCCCGACACTAAAATACCGAAAGTCCGCCTCGGCTTCATCGGTGTCGGCTTGCGCGGGCAGGATCATCTCGATCTCGCGCTGCGCCGTGATGATGTCGACGTCGTCGCCATTTGTGACATTCAGCAAGTCATGATCGATGCCAGTTTGGAGATCATCAAAAAATCCGGCAAGCCGACGCCGCGGGTGATTAAAGAAGGGCCGTATGACTACAGAAAATTGCTGGAGATGAAGGACATCGACGGCGTGATCATCGCCACGCCGTGGGAATGGCATTCGGTGATGAGCCTCGACGCGATGAATGCGAAAAAATATGTCGGCTGCGAAGTCATCGTCGGTTCAACCGTGGAAGAATGCTGGGATTTGGTGAATGCTTCCGAGCGCACCGGCATGCCGCTGATGATGCTCGAAAATGTCTGTTACCGCCGCGACGTGATGGCGATTCTCAACATGGTGCGGCGGGGTCTGTTCGGCGAGTTGGTGCATTTGCAAGCCGGCTACCAGCACGATTTGCGTGAGGTGAAATTCAACAACGGCAAACAGCCTTACGGCGGCGGGGTGGAATTCGGCGAAAAAGGATTTTCCGAAGCGCAGTGGCGCACGCAGCATTCGATCATGCGCAACGGCGATCTTTATCCGACGCACGGCATCGGGCCGGTGGCGATGATGATCGACATCAACCGCGGCAATCGTTTTGTCTCGCTCGTATCGTATGCGTCCAAAAGCCGGGGCCTGCACGAACACATCGTGAAGCACGGCGGCGAGAACCATCCGAATGCCAAAATCAAATTCAAGCTCGGCGACGTGGTCACGACGATGATTAAAACGAATAACGATGAAACGATTTTGCTGCAGCACGACACCAGCCTGCCGCGGCCGTATTCGCTGGGCTTTCGCGTGCAAGGCACGAAAGGCTTGTGGATGGACCTCAATAAATCTTTGTATATCGAAGGCATGAGCAAGGAGCCGCATCGTTGGGAAGACGCCAAGGCCTATCTCGAGCAATACGATCACCCGCTCTGGAAGCGTTTCGGCAACGACGCCAAAGGCGCGGGGCACGGCGGCATGGATTTTTTTGTTTTGCATGCCTTCATCGAATCCATCAAACGCAAAGTGAACACGCCGCTGGACGTTTACGACGCGGTGGCGTGGAGCGCGATCACGCCGTTGTCCGAAGTTTCGATTCAGCTCGGCGGCGAAACGGTGGAGTTTCCCGATTTCACGCGCGGCAAGTGGATGCACCGAAAAAATACGTTTGCGTTGGATGAGCTGTATTGA
- a CDS encoding sodium:solute symporter family protein, producing MNNFTLLDGSIVGLYLLVTMVAGVMVRKYVGKVEDFLVAGREMNLYLGIASLAATEFGIVTCMYTAQNGFDKGFAGAIPGVLTFLAMFLVGYTGFCVKPLRDSGVITIPELFEKKFGPRIRWASGVVIVLGGLLNMGVFLRTGGDFLVNVSGMNPDYLEEMMTLLLVGVAVYTILGGMLSVLVTDYLQFIVMSTGMIAVTFLILEQVGWSTLVNTVQTHYGEGGFNPLKNDNMGWSYVIFNALLNTAAVLTWQTQISRVLSAKDTATGRKVYTGTSFFFVARFLIPGIWGIAALALLTPDQVGDNSLLAMPKMLGLIVPAGLMGLLVAAMLAADMSTDSSYMLTWGSVIYNDIMAPFRKSKWPEKKGLLWNRAIIALIGVFLLIYGLWYKLEGDLWTYLGITGTIYLSSMSVLLIACCYWKRANSWGAGAAIVFGALLPVATLTLQKVGPYTEWFKKNDTVCGVAVYVIVALAMIIGSLLKPPSQK from the coding sequence ATGAACAATTTCACTTTACTCGACGGCAGCATCGTCGGCCTTTATTTGCTCGTGACGATGGTGGCCGGGGTGATGGTTCGCAAGTATGTCGGCAAGGTGGAAGACTTTCTCGTCGCCGGCAGAGAAATGAATCTCTATCTCGGCATCGCCTCGCTGGCGGCGACCGAGTTCGGCATCGTCACCTGCATGTACACGGCGCAGAATGGTTTTGACAAGGGCTTTGCCGGCGCCATTCCCGGCGTGCTCACGTTTTTGGCGATGTTTCTCGTCGGCTACACCGGTTTTTGCGTGAAGCCGTTGCGCGATTCCGGCGTCATCACCATTCCGGAGCTGTTCGAGAAAAAATTCGGCCCGCGCATCCGCTGGGCCTCCGGCGTGGTGATCGTGCTCGGCGGGCTTTTGAACATGGGCGTTTTCCTGCGCACCGGCGGCGACTTTCTCGTCAACGTCAGTGGCATGAATCCGGATTACCTCGAAGAGATGATGACGTTGCTTCTAGTCGGCGTGGCGGTTTACACGATCTTGGGCGGCATGCTCTCCGTGCTCGTCACCGATTATCTTCAGTTTATCGTCATGAGCACCGGCATGATCGCTGTCACGTTTTTGATCCTCGAGCAAGTCGGGTGGAGCACGCTGGTCAACACCGTGCAGACGCATTACGGCGAGGGCGGGTTCAATCCGCTCAAAAACGACAACATGGGCTGGTCGTATGTGATTTTCAACGCCTTGTTGAATACCGCCGCGGTGCTCACGTGGCAAACGCAAATTTCCCGCGTGTTGTCCGCCAAGGATACGGCGACCGGGCGCAAGGTCTACACCGGCACCTCGTTCTTTTTTGTGGCGCGTTTTCTGATTCCCGGCATTTGGGGCATTGCGGCGCTGGCGCTGTTAACGCCTGATCAAGTCGGCGACAATTCATTGCTGGCCATGCCGAAAATGCTCGGCTTGATCGTTCCCGCCGGGTTGATGGGGCTTCTCGTTGCCGCCATGCTTGCTGCCGACATGAGCACGGATTCTTCCTACATGCTCACCTGGGGCAGCGTCATATACAACGACATCATGGCACCGTTCCGCAAAAGCAAATGGCCGGAGAAAAAAGGCCTGTTATGGAATCGCGCCATCATCGCCCTCATCGGCGTGTTCCTGCTTATTTACGGCCTGTGGTACAAACTCGAAGGCGATCTGTGGACGTATCTTGGCATCACCGGCACGATTTATCTTTCCAGCATGTCGGTGCTGTTGATCGCCTGCTGCTATTGGAAACGCGCCAACAGTTGGGGCGCCGGCGCCGCGATCGTCTTCGGTGCGCTGCTTCCGGTCGCGACGCTCACGCTGCAGAAAGTCGGCCCCTACACGGAGTGGTTCAAAAAAAATGATACGGTGTGCGGCGTGGCGGTCTATGTGATCGTTGCGCTGGCCATGATCATCGGCTCGCTGCTGAAACCGCCATCGCAAAAGTGA
- a CDS encoding M20/M25/M40 family metallo-hydrolase — MNLYDLTRALIELPSPTGSEHAVVKFLRDYLETAGFEVKLQEVNNGRANIYARVGEPVVVLSTHTDVVQPYMPFHEDGEFIYGRGACDAKGILAAKIKAAEKLRAGGAKNFGLLFVVGEENGSDGARAANTIPNRCEFLINGEPTENKMALGSKGSLRVEVVTRGRAAHSAYPQQGDSAVLKLLDVLHDVRALDLPAHELLGETTCNIGTIAGGIQANVIPDFAKAELLFRVVTGVASIKNLLEQAIAGRAELNYTFECEPVFLEALPGFETTVVAFTTDIPLLTNWGKPLLLGPGSILDAHTPHERVAKHQLERAVELYCQIVKSLQSQL, encoded by the coding sequence ATGAATTTGTATGATTTAACTCGCGCTTTGATTGAGCTGCCCTCGCCAACCGGCAGTGAACATGCCGTCGTCAAATTCCTGCGGGATTATCTTGAAACCGCCGGCTTCGAAGTGAAGCTGCAGGAAGTCAACAACGGCCGGGCTAATATTTATGCTCGCGTCGGAGAGCCGGTTGTGGTTTTGTCAACGCATACTGACGTGGTTCAGCCGTATATGCCTTTTCATGAAGATGGCGAGTTTATTTACGGCCGCGGCGCTTGCGATGCCAAAGGCATTCTCGCGGCGAAAATCAAGGCCGCGGAAAAACTCCGCGCCGGCGGTGCGAAAAATTTTGGATTGTTATTCGTCGTTGGCGAGGAAAACGGCAGCGACGGCGCACGCGCGGCGAACACCATTCCGAACCGCTGCGAGTTTTTGATCAATGGCGAGCCGACGGAAAACAAAATGGCGCTCGGCTCCAAAGGTTCGCTGCGCGTGGAAGTCGTGACGCGAGGCCGCGCCGCGCACTCGGCTTATCCGCAGCAAGGTGACTCGGCGGTTTTAAAGTTGCTCGACGTGTTGCACGACGTGCGCGCGCTGGATTTGCCGGCACACGAGCTGCTCGGCGAGACGACTTGCAATATCGGCACGATTGCCGGTGGCATTCAAGCCAATGTCATTCCGGATTTCGCCAAAGCTGAATTGCTCTTCAGAGTCGTCACCGGCGTAGCCAGCATCAAAAATCTTTTGGAGCAAGCCATAGCCGGCCGCGCGGAATTGAATTACACCTTCGAATGCGAGCCGGTCTTTTTGGAAGCGTTGCCGGGATTCGAAACGACGGTGGTGGCCTTCACGACCGATATTCCGCTGCTCACCAATTGGGGTAAACCGCTGCTTTTGGGGCCAGGCTCGATTCTCGACGCGCACACGCCGCACGAACGTGTTGCCAAACACCAGCTTGAGCGCGCGGTGGAGCTTTATTGTCAAATCGTAAAAAGCCTTCAATCACAGCTTTAA
- a CDS encoding DNA translocase FtsK, giving the protein MSEKQASVSSRQQEEIFGILLMTLGMLILVSLISYFFYPEEAPQGTIMQRVENAMGVAGVHIANVLVKYLLGYPAIVVPLLLIAWGWNRFRNLETKRLQRASIYSLIAALYFATLFAMPHALNPQESTIGFSWSGLVGGFIAVSLHKALGDIGSPILLLALLVVIFISFSRLSLAEAYEKVRTGTLNFRQWFEKTFAAIVAWRPKLPERQAQPLDKSRTAKVVTSLPVEDTGEDEAEETSEPRWKRLARLREMSEKPASPSTVIPGRPAEKTREPEPEAAPTPEPVAFRPAAPETSTAITVPKKTKEEAPPAPGDYIFPPLDLLTFPTKIDSVQTREELLNNAHTLEERLNEFDVQGNVVEINPGPVITRYEYEPAPGIKVSRITALADDLALAMRAKRIRIVAPIPGKAAVGIELPNPEPQIVYLRKLIDSEAFRQSASPLTIALGETISGHPYVTSLDRMPHLLVAGATGSGKSVCLNTILASMLYKAHPSQVDFVLVDPKRLELSTYRKLRFHHLTFREDLDEEVVTTAANSLAVLRSLEWEMENRYSLLARVGVRNIGEYNTRLREGKLPELEGMPPLKPLPYMVLVIDELADLMLTAAKEVEEPIARLTQMSRAVGIHLIVATQRPSVDVITGVIKANFPARIAFQVASKIDSRTILDMNGAEKLLGNGDMLFLPPGSPEPIRIHGAYISSEETERIIEHIRKQPRYEKDLLPIRTEGDNADGDSGLLDGQRDELFDEALKLVVRHQQGSISLLQRRLKIGYSRAARLIDQLEAAGVVGGFDGSKAREVLIDETQLEEMGLNN; this is encoded by the coding sequence ATGTCGGAGAAGCAAGCAAGCGTGAGCTCGCGGCAGCAGGAGGAGATTTTCGGCATCCTCTTGATGACGTTGGGCATGCTCATTCTTGTGAGCTTGATTTCGTATTTTTTTTATCCGGAGGAAGCGCCGCAGGGCACGATCATGCAGCGCGTTGAGAACGCCATGGGCGTCGCCGGCGTTCATATCGCCAACGTGTTGGTGAAATATCTTCTCGGATACCCCGCCATTGTCGTGCCGCTTTTGCTCATCGCCTGGGGATGGAACCGGTTTCGCAATTTGGAAACCAAACGCCTGCAACGCGCCAGCATTTATAGTTTGATTGCTGCGCTGTATTTCGCCACGCTTTTTGCCATGCCTCACGCTTTGAATCCGCAAGAATCAACAATTGGATTTTCGTGGTCGGGTTTGGTCGGCGGATTTATTGCCGTGAGTTTGCACAAAGCGCTTGGCGATATCGGCAGCCCGATTCTTTTGCTCGCCCTGCTGGTGGTGATTTTCATTTCATTCTCGCGGCTTAGCCTCGCTGAAGCTTACGAAAAAGTGCGCACCGGTACCTTGAATTTCCGGCAGTGGTTTGAGAAAACATTCGCCGCGATTGTGGCGTGGCGTCCGAAATTGCCCGAGCGGCAAGCTCAGCCGCTCGACAAATCTAGAACCGCCAAAGTTGTGACCAGCCTGCCAGTTGAAGACACCGGTGAAGATGAAGCCGAAGAAACCTCCGAACCGCGCTGGAAGCGGCTGGCGCGTTTGCGTGAAATGAGTGAAAAGCCGGCAAGCCCTTCCACTGTTATTCCTGGGCGACCCGCAGAAAAAACTCGAGAGCCGGAGCCGGAAGCAGCTCCAACACCTGAGCCGGTTGCCTTTCGACCGGCTGCTCCCGAAACCTCGACGGCCATCACCGTTCCCAAGAAAACCAAAGAAGAAGCGCCACCAGCGCCCGGCGATTATATTTTTCCGCCGCTCGATCTGTTGACGTTTCCGACAAAAATCGATTCGGTGCAAACGCGCGAAGAGCTGCTCAACAATGCGCACACGCTCGAAGAACGGTTGAACGAATTTGACGTGCAGGGCAACGTCGTCGAGATCAATCCCGGGCCGGTGATTACGCGTTACGAATACGAGCCGGCGCCCGGCATTAAAGTGAGCCGCATCACCGCCCTCGCCGATGATCTCGCGCTCGCCATGCGCGCCAAACGCATTCGCATCGTCGCGCCGATTCCCGGAAAGGCCGCGGTTGGCATCGAGCTGCCCAATCCGGAACCGCAGATCGTTTACTTGCGTAAGCTGATTGATTCCGAAGCGTTTCGCCAGTCGGCCTCGCCGCTGACGATTGCGCTTGGTGAGACGATTTCCGGCCATCCGTATGTGACGTCGTTGGATCGCATGCCGCATCTGCTCGTCGCCGGCGCCACCGGCTCGGGAAAGAGCGTGTGCTTGAATACGATTCTCGCCAGCATGTTGTACAAAGCGCATCCGAGCCAGGTTGATTTCGTACTGGTGGATCCGAAACGGCTGGAGCTGTCGACGTATCGCAAACTGAGATTTCATCACCTGACGTTTCGCGAGGATCTCGACGAGGAAGTGGTCACCACCGCGGCCAATTCGCTGGCGGTGCTGCGCAGCCTCGAATGGGAAATGGAAAATCGTTATTCGTTGCTCGCGCGTGTCGGCGTGCGGAACATCGGTGAGTACAACACCCGCTTGCGCGAAGGCAAATTGCCGGAGTTGGAGGGCATGCCGCCGCTTAAGCCGCTGCCCTATATGGTGCTGGTCATTGACGAGCTTGCCGATCTCATGTTGACCGCCGCGAAAGAAGTGGAAGAGCCGATTGCCCGGCTCACGCAAATGTCCCGCGCTGTCGGCATTCATCTGATCGTTGCGACCCAGCGCCCCTCGGTTGATGTGATCACCGGCGTCATCAAAGCCAACTTCCCGGCGCGCATTGCGTTTCAAGTCGCCTCGAAAATCGATTCGCGCACGATCCTCGACATGAACGGCGCGGAAAAATTACTCGGCAACGGCGACATGCTCTTCCTGCCGCCGGGCAGCCCGGAGCCGATTCGCATTCACGGCGCCTACATCAGTTCCGAAGAAACCGAGCGCATTATCGAGCATATTCGTAAACAGCCGCGCTACGAAAAAGATTTGCTGCCCATTCGCACCGAGGGCGATAACGCCGACGGCGACAGCGGTTTGCTGGATGGTCAGCGCGACGAGCTTTTTGACGAGGCGCTAAAGCTGGTGGTTCGGCATCAGCAAGGCTCGATCTCGCTCTTGCAGCGGCGCTTGAAAATCGGCTATTCACGCGCCGCGCGCTTGATCGACCAGCTCGAAGCCGCCGGCGTCGTCGGCGGCTTTGACGGCAGCAAAGCGCGCGAAGTCTTGATTGATGAAACACAATTGGAAGAAATGGGCTTGAACAATTGA
- a CDS encoding galactokinase — protein MARYAHLVQEFQSRFAILRPRIFSTPGRTEIGGNHTDHNHGKVLAASINLDAIAAAAPVSDNRITIYSAGYSQPFIVKLNDLEPRTSDYSTTTALLRGLAARFQQLGFRVGGFHACISSEVRVGSGLSSSAAIEILLGTILNALYNDNAINLETLAAIGQFAENVYFNKPCGLMDQIACAVGGIVAIDFENPQQPLVEKIDFDFAKQNYSLIVVNTGGNHADLTDDYAAVPREMKAVAAQLGKQVCRQITRGEVLQNIHHLRATVGDRAILRALHFFEENERVDRQVAALRGNDFAAFLREVNASGNSSFRWLQNCFTTQNVAQQGVTLALALTENFLASIGEGACRVHGGGFAGTIQVFLPNRCVSRYTALMETVFKQRCVQVLNIRPVGTMQLG, from the coding sequence ATGGCTCGCTACGCTCATCTCGTTCAAGAGTTCCAGAGTCGATTCGCGATTCTCCGACCTCGAATCTTCAGCACGCCGGGCCGCACCGAGATCGGCGGGAATCACACTGATCACAATCACGGCAAGGTGTTGGCGGCGAGCATTAATCTTGACGCCATCGCCGCGGCCGCGCCGGTTTCGGATAATCGAATCACGATTTACTCCGCCGGCTATTCACAACCCTTCATTGTCAAATTAAATGACCTCGAACCGCGGACTTCGGACTATTCGACAACCACCGCGCTGCTTCGCGGCCTTGCGGCGCGCTTTCAGCAACTCGGGTTTCGCGTCGGGGGCTTTCATGCGTGTATCAGCAGCGAGGTGAGGGTTGGCTCGGGGCTGAGCTCTTCCGCTGCCATTGAAATTTTGCTTGGAACCATTCTCAACGCGTTGTATAATGACAATGCGATCAACCTGGAAACGCTTGCCGCCATCGGCCAATTTGCGGAGAATGTGTATTTCAACAAACCTTGCGGCCTGATGGATCAAATCGCCTGCGCCGTTGGCGGCATCGTCGCCATCGACTTCGAGAATCCGCAACAGCCGCTTGTTGAAAAAATCGATTTTGATTTTGCCAAACAAAACTACAGCTTAATCGTGGTGAATACCGGCGGCAATCACGCTGATCTTACCGATGATTACGCTGCCGTGCCGCGCGAGATGAAGGCCGTCGCTGCGCAACTTGGCAAGCAAGTCTGCCGGCAAATTACGCGCGGAGAGGTTCTGCAAAATATTCATCACCTCCGCGCGACTGTTGGTGATCGTGCCATTCTGCGGGCTTTACATTTTTTTGAAGAAAATGAAAGGGTTGACCGCCAGGTTGCGGCGCTACGCGGGAATGATTTTGCCGCATTCCTCCGCGAAGTGAATGCCTCCGGCAATTCATCTTTTCGCTGGCTGCAGAATTGTTTCACCACCCAAAATGTCGCGCAGCAAGGCGTGACTTTGGCGCTGGCGCTGACGGAAAATTTTCTCGCGTCGATTGGCGAAGGCGCATGCCGCGTTCACGGCGGCGGTTTCGCGGGAACGATTCAAGTTTTTTTGCCGAATCGCTGCGTGAGTCGTTATACCGCGTTGATGGAAACTGTTTTTAAGCAAAGATGTGTTCAAGTTTTAAACATCCGTCCGGTGGGGACGATGCAGTTGGGTTAA
- a CDS encoding outer membrane lipoprotein carrier protein LolA, with amino-acid sequence MFSPLIIVVAQEKADDIVAKIRQTYERMESLKGDFEQQYTWSLAGETQVLNGTLYLKKGDRYRVETPNQMIITDGKTVWTYSLDKKQVLVDRLEKSKDNPLPRDLILKYTRDFKPRLLRSEKVGAVDCYVIALTPRDENAFVQSVTAWIDKSTWLARRIEQVDINDNKTVYLLKNAQRNLPLADGLFSLKIPTDVEVVDMR; translated from the coding sequence TTGTTTTCTCCCCTTATTATCGTCGTCGCCCAGGAAAAAGCCGATGACATCGTCGCCAAAATTCGCCAGACTTACGAGAGGATGGAATCCCTCAAGGGCGATTTCGAGCAGCAATACACCTGGTCGCTGGCCGGAGAAACACAAGTTCTCAACGGCACGCTGTATTTAAAAAAGGGCGACCGGTATCGCGTTGAAACGCCCAACCAGATGATCATCACCGACGGTAAAACGGTTTGGACGTACTCGCTGGACAAGAAGCAAGTCCTGGTGGACCGGCTGGAGAAATCGAAAGACAATCCGCTGCCGCGTGATTTGATTCTCAAATACACGCGCGATTTCAAGCCGCGCTTGCTGCGCAGCGAAAAGGTCGGCGCTGTTGATTGTTATGTGATCGCGCTGACGCCGCGCGATGAAAATGCTTTTGTGCAATCGGTGACCGCCTGGATTGACAAATCAACCTGGCTGGCGCGGCGCATCGAGCAGGTCGATATCAATGATAACAAGACGGTATATCTGTTGAAAAACGCCCAGCGTAATCTCCCGCTCGCGGATGGATTATTTTCTTTGAAAATTCCTACAGATGTGGAAGTCGTTGATATGCGATAA
- a CDS encoding GHMP kinase — MIMSHSPETLHVSTPGRVCLFGEHQDYLHLPVIPCAISRRISIAGRRRHDAQVHLALPDIHSKISFSLIGTLEYREERDYFRSAVNVLRRNGFSFSTGFDAVVSGEIPINSGTSSSTALVVTWVNFLAQMSDQSCLLPPEECARYAHAAEVLEFHEPGGMMDHYATACGGVIFLRFHPALRIEKLNPPLQSIVLGDSNEPKDTKGILNRVKNGVLNMTQKIAARHPEFSLHTVALGDLDRYTGDLDAEQRSLLWGTLRNRDITAEALTLFRQRNFDHRQLGTLLNACQAVLREHLKISTPKIDRMIEAALRAGAYGGKINGSGGGGCMFVYAPENPEAVARAIERAGGKAYIVQVDHGTRNEAVDMNC, encoded by the coding sequence ATGATAATGAGCCATTCACCCGAAACCTTGCACGTGTCAACTCCGGGACGCGTGTGTCTTTTCGGCGAACACCAGGATTATTTGCATCTTCCCGTCATTCCGTGCGCCATCTCCCGGCGCATTTCGATTGCAGGAAGGCGGCGCCATGATGCGCAGGTTCATCTCGCCTTGCCGGATATTCATTCCAAAATTTCTTTTTCACTCATCGGGACGCTCGAATATCGGGAAGAACGCGATTATTTCCGCAGCGCTGTCAATGTTTTGCGGCGCAACGGATTTAGTTTCTCAACCGGTTTTGATGCAGTGGTGAGCGGTGAAATCCCCATCAATTCGGGAACCTCGAGCTCGACAGCGTTGGTTGTCACCTGGGTGAATTTTTTGGCGCAAATGAGCGATCAATCGTGCCTTTTGCCGCCCGAGGAATGCGCGCGTTACGCTCATGCCGCTGAAGTGCTCGAATTTCACGAGCCGGGCGGCATGATGGATCATTACGCGACGGCCTGCGGCGGCGTCATCTTTTTGCGTTTTCATCCGGCGCTGCGGATTGAAAAACTCAATCCGCCTTTGCAATCCATTGTTTTGGGCGATTCCAACGAGCCGAAAGACACCAAGGGCATTTTAAACCGTGTCAAAAACGGCGTGCTCAACATGACGCAAAAAATCGCCGCGCGTCATCCGGAATTTTCTCTTCACACCGTCGCCCTCGGCGACCTCGACCGTTACACCGGCGATCTCGACGCTGAACAGCGTTCTTTGCTCTGGGGCACTTTGCGCAATCGTGATATTACTGCGGAAGCTCTGACTTTATTTCGGCAACGAAATTTCGATCATCGCCAATTGGGAACGCTGTTGAATGCATGTCAGGCCGTTTTGCGCGAGCATTTGAAAATTTCGACTCCGAAAATTGATCGCATGATCGAAGCCGCTCTTCGCGCCGGCGCGTATGGCGGCAAAATCAACGGCTCCGGCGGCGGCGGCTGCATGTTTGTTTACGCGCCGGAAAATCCTGAAGCCGTGGCGCGAGCCATTGAACGAGCCGGCGGCAAAGCGTATATCGTGCAGGTCGATCACGGCACCCGCAACGAGGCTGTCGACATGAATTGTTAA
- a CDS encoding sugar phosphate nucleotidyltransferase — MHPNIVILAGGISSRMKKSAANSAVLDPHLRRDAEQKPKSMIGVGDNSRPFLDYLLHNIAQAGYHQVVIVIGEKDHSIREYYHDGKHAALFSSLNIQYAVQPIPAGRQKPLGTADALWHALKATPGWRGESFTVCNSDNLYSREALRLLREDTHDNALIDYDRAGLQFAPERILAFAAIKKDADGFLQDILEKPSPEEMAEAADANGRIGVSMNIFRLSYDQIFPCLETVPLHPLRQEKELPAAVKMLVDQNPRAVFAIPRSEHVPDLTLQSDILPVKEYLQKEYQNF; from the coding sequence ATGCATCCGAACATCGTCATCCTCGCCGGCGGCATCTCCTCACGCATGAAAAAATCGGCGGCAAATTCCGCCGTGCTTGATCCGCATTTGCGCCGTGACGCCGAGCAAAAACCCAAGTCGATGATCGGCGTCGGCGACAATTCCCGTCCGTTTCTCGATTATTTGCTGCATAATATTGCACAAGCCGGTTATCATCAAGTCGTCATTGTGATTGGCGAAAAGGATCATTCGATTCGCGAGTATTATCATGATGGAAAACATGCGGCACTGTTTAGCAGTTTGAATATTCAGTACGCCGTTCAACCGATTCCGGCGGGCCGGCAAAAACCGCTCGGCACGGCCGACGCGCTGTGGCACGCGCTCAAAGCCACGCCGGGGTGGCGAGGAGAATCGTTCACGGTTTGCAACAGCGACAATTTGTACTCGCGTGAAGCGCTGCGCCTGCTGCGTGAAGACACGCACGACAATGCCCTGATTGATTATGATCGCGCCGGCCTGCAGTTCGCGCCGGAACGCATTTTAGCTTTCGCCGCGATTAAAAAAGACGCCGATGGTTTTTTGCAGGACATTCTCGAGAAACCCTCGCCGGAAGAAATGGCGGAGGCGGCTGATGCGAATGGCCGGATTGGCGTGAGCATGAATATTTTTCGCTTGTCGTACGATCAAATTTTCCCGTGCCTCGAAACCGTGCCGCTGCATCCGCTGCGGCAGGAAAAAGAATTGCCAGCCGCCGTCAAAATGCTGGTTGACCAAAATCCTCGCGCGGTGTTTGCGATTCCACGCTCGGAGCATGTGCCGGATTTGACGTTGCAATCGGATATTCTGCCGGTCAAAGAATATTTACAAAAAGAGTATCAGAATTTTTAA
- a CDS encoding type II toxin-antitoxin system VapC family toxin, whose amino-acid sequence MPRYVVDTGVLLGYLRASPYAVFVDQQYSPFTSPNIAAISIVTHGELRSLALQLQWGVSKQQRLKTLLRKVPYVDINNDAILQRYAEIDAFSQGKLNGRDLPVGMSARNMGKNDLWIAATASVLNATLITTDEDFDHLDGISLRWFM is encoded by the coding sequence ATGCCGCGATATGTAGTTGATACTGGCGTATTATTAGGTTATCTTCGTGCCTCACCGTATGCCGTATTTGTCGATCAGCAATATTCTCCATTCACCTCTCCGAATATTGCAGCGATTTCGATTGTAACACATGGAGAGCTTCGTTCCCTTGCTTTACAATTGCAATGGGGAGTTAGCAAACAACAGCGCCTTAAGACTTTGTTGCGTAAAGTGCCTTATGTTGATATCAATAATGACGCCATTCTTCAAAGATATGCCGAGATCGACGCGTTTAGCCAAGGCAAGCTAAACGGAAGAGATCTGCCGGTTGGAATGTCCGCCCGCAATATGGGCAAAAATGATCTTTGGATTGCAGCAACGGCATCGGTGCTTAATGCTACCCTTATTACAACCGATGAGGATTTCGATCACCTTGACGGAATATCGTTACGGTGGTTTATGTAG